The following proteins are encoded in a genomic region of Lutra lutra chromosome 16, mLutLut1.2, whole genome shotgun sequence:
- the ZNF750 gene encoding zinc finger protein 750 produces MSLLKERKPKKPHYIPRPPGKPFKYKCFQCPFTCNEKSHLFNHMKYGLCKNSITLVSEQDRVPKCPKSNSLDPKQANQPDAAAKPTSAQPVASGLPHFDVKLQQSLAKDDVKENLDLHARGPQRCPGQKPALHEEAAPLSPAPEAGRGTQPVLEGIARPSAFVPVGEHRLKGPERTGAPELLALPNPTAKATSFHTKSAFHAPGYPWKAGSPFLPPEFAHKIPSTKGFGAISPYMQPAIPEYSPHFYTEHGLATIYSPYLLAGNSPECEAPLLSVYGAQDQRHLLPPPGPVPKHLNPPSAYDHYRFFQQYHPNLPIPYGFYRPESAFSSYGLRLPPVAGISRDQSSHLLEEAALLYPALSPSKSSPSSTHKKHTEFEKDSPTPEAKDSSKDGQRDTEGTKMSPRAGSAATGSPGRPSPTNFTQTSQPCAELCSLSDKPTSSALGRLHQPEHSLTAFKPVKKSTECPHSQALENRDESAKSLDAMNGDAPAETGSVSRCPEATPSSPEDSSRTAPLNLSKKPEARAATRSPVYKEYAELQDMPLNLSVKDPCNVLTRRPSLHSPPRQAEPATAAAHNTEMGSSEDGPDHTLTDQTGLDAAEGPSTAPAVKAQDTRAVDSSDEQKQTAAVALCQLAAYSPGNVRMSDGEPTAPESTCQQDAPTLSTTESQEAQCDLRPRGQKRTSPREAGKSQQGTKKTKQSDTARVFTLRKRTRVS; encoded by the exons ATGAGTCTTCTCAAAGAGCGGAAACCAAAAAAGCCGCACTATATCCCCAGGCCTCCAGGAAAGCCCTTCAAGTACAAGTGTTTCCAGTGTCCTTTCACTTGCAACGAGAAGTCACACCTTTTCAACCACATGAAGTACGGTCTCTGCAAGAACTCTATCACTCTGGTGTCAGAGCAGGACCGCGTCCCTAAGTGCCCCAAATCCAACTCCCTGGACCCCAAGCAAGCGAACCAGCCAGACGCGGCCGCAAAGCCCACCTCCGCCCAGCCTGTCGCGAGCGGGCTCCCACACTTCGATGTCAAGCTCCAGCAAAGCCTTGCCAAGGACGACGTGAAGGAAAACCTGGACCTGCACGCACGTGGGCCCCAAAGGTGCCCAGGACAGAAGCCTGCTCTCCATGAGGAAGCAGCTCCCCTGAGTCCAGCTCCAGAGGCCGGCAGGGGCACCCAGCCCGTTCTGGAAGGCATCGCGCGGCCCTCGGCGTTTGTGCCGGTGGGAGAGCACAGACTGAAAGGGCCAGAACGCACGGGGGCTCCTGAGCTGCTGGCACTGCCCAACCCCACGGCCAAAGCCACCTCCTTCCACACCAAGTCTGCATTCCATGCTCCCGGCTACCCGTGGAAAGCCGGCTCACCTTTCCTCCCACCTGAGTTCGCACACAAAATCCCTTCTACAAAGGGGTTTGGTGCCATTTCTCCTTACATGCAGCCCGCGATCCCGGAGTACTCACCACACTTTTACACAGAGCACGGACTGGCCACCATCTACTCACCCTACCTACTCGCCGGGAATTCACCCGAATGCGAGGCCCCCCTGCTCTCCGTCTACGGGGCCCAAGACCAGAGGCACCTGCTGCCTCCCCCGGGACCAGTCCCGAAGCACTTGAACCCCCCCTCGGCATATGACCATTACAGGTTCTTTCAGCAGTATCATCCCAACCTGCCAATTCCTTATGGGTTTTACAGAccagagtctgctttctcctcctacGGTCTCAGACTCCCACCCGTCGCGGGTATTTCCAGAGATCAAAGCTCTCACCTACTGGAAGAAGCCGCCCTGCTCTACCCAGCCTTGAGTCCATCCAAGTCAAGTCCTTCCAGCACCCACAAAAAACACACCGAGTTTGAGAAGGACAGCCCAACTCCTGAGGCTAAAGATTCCTCCAAAGACGGGCAAAGGGACACAGAGGGAACCAAAATGAGCCCTCGAGCAGGCAGCGCAGCCACAGGCTCCCCAGGAAGGCCGAGTCCCACCAACTTCACACAGACAAGTCAGCCGTGTGCAGAGCTGTGCAGCCTCTCAGACAAGCCAACCTCCAGCGCCCTGGGAAGGCTTCATCAGCCTGAACACAGCCTCACAGCCTTCAAGCCCGTCAAGAAAAGCACAGAGTGCCCACATTCCCAAGCTCTGGAAAACAGAGACGAGTCtgcaaaaag cctTGACGCCATGAACGGAGATGCCCCAGCTGAGACGGGAAGTGTCTCTCGTTGTCCGGAGGCCACACCTTCCAGCCCAGAGGACAGCTCCCGGACAGCTCCGCTGAACCTCTCCAAGAAACCCGAGGCTAGAGCGGCCACGCGCAGCCCGGTGTACAAGGAGTATGCGGAGCTGCAGGACATGCCCCTGAACCTCTCGGTGAAGGACCCCTGCAACGTCCTGACCCGGCGACCTTCCCTCCACAGCCCACCTCGACAGGCAGAACCTGCCACCGCAGCTGCTCACAACACAGAGATGGGAAGTTCCGAAGATGGGCCAGACCACACCCTGACAGACCAAACTGGCCTGGACGCTGCTGAGGGGCCATCAACAGCCCCTGCTGTGAAGGCCCAGGACACGAGAGCAGTGGACAGCAGTGACGAGCAGAAGCAGACAGCGGCCGTGGCCCTCTGCCAACTGGCGGCCTACAGCCCGGGGAACGTCCGGATGAGCGACGGGGAGCCCACAGCCCCGGAGTCCACCTGCCAACAAGACGCGCCCACTCTCAGCACCACGGAGAGCCAGGAGGCTCAGTGTGACCTCAGACCCAGAGGGCAAAAGCGGACAAGTCCGAGGGAGGCCGGGAAGTCGCAGCAAGGAACTAAGAAGACGAAGCAGAGCGACACAGCCAGAGTGTTCACTCTTCGGAAAAGAACACGGGTATCTTAG